In Rhizobium lusitanum, a genomic segment contains:
- a CDS encoding aliphatic sulfonate ABC transporter substrate-binding protein produces MGVFRSAVIGVVAAFGFGLASAQAADLSEIRIDWATYNPVGLLLKKEGLLEKEFAKDNISIRWVQSAGSNKALEFLNAGSIDFGSTAGAAALIARVNGNPVKSIYVFSRPEWTALVTRADSPISTVQDLKGKTIAVTRGTDPHIFLVRALADAGLKQTDVKLVLLQHADGKLALLRGDVDAWAGLDPLMAAAEVEDKAKLFYRKPENNSWGVLNTTETFATEHPDIVKRVIAAYEQARADAIANPTALKAALVEAAKLPDEVIAKQLERTDISQSTIGDPQRDTISKAGLALQSAGVLAADVDIQKVTNELIDDRFAVGKTQ; encoded by the coding sequence ATGGGCGTGTTTCGTTCGGCGGTGATCGGTGTCGTCGCGGCTTTCGGTTTCGGGCTGGCATCGGCCCAAGCGGCTGATCTTTCCGAGATCAGGATCGACTGGGCGACCTACAACCCCGTTGGGCTTCTTCTTAAAAAGGAAGGGCTTCTCGAAAAGGAATTCGCCAAGGACAATATCAGCATCCGTTGGGTGCAGTCCGCAGGCTCGAACAAGGCGCTGGAATTCCTGAATGCCGGATCGATCGATTTTGGTTCGACGGCAGGTGCTGCTGCGCTGATCGCACGGGTCAACGGCAATCCGGTCAAATCGATCTATGTCTTCTCGCGCCCCGAATGGACAGCCCTGGTCACCCGCGCGGACAGTCCGATTTCCACCGTTCAGGATCTCAAGGGCAAGACGATCGCGGTGACCCGTGGGACCGATCCGCACATCTTTCTCGTTCGTGCCCTGGCGGATGCCGGGCTGAAGCAGACGGATGTGAAACTGGTGCTGTTACAGCATGCCGACGGCAAGCTCGCGCTTCTCCGCGGCGATGTTGATGCATGGGCTGGTCTTGATCCACTGATGGCCGCCGCCGAAGTGGAGGACAAGGCGAAGCTGTTTTATCGCAAGCCGGAAAACAATAGCTGGGGCGTGCTCAACACCACCGAGACCTTCGCCACCGAACATCCCGACATCGTCAAGCGCGTCATCGCCGCCTATGAACAGGCGCGGGCTGATGCGATCGCCAATCCCACCGCGTTGAAAGCGGCTCTGGTCGAAGCGGCGAAACTGCCGGACGAGGTGATCGCCAAGCAGCTCGAGCGCACGGATATCTCCCAGTCGACGATCGGCGATCCGCAGCGCGACACGATCTCGAAAGCGGGCCTTGCCTTGCAGAGCGCCGGTGTTCTTGCTGCGGATGTCGATATTCAGAAGGTCACGAACGAGCTGATCGACGACCGCTTCGCCGTCGGGAAAACGCAGTAA
- a CDS encoding tagatose kinase translates to MAANERRGIAPEALGPTITVGEILVEIMATTIGSGFLEAQPLTGPYPSGAPAIFIDQVARLGGKAGIVASVGNDDFGQLNLDRLRRDGVDVSAVSVSGDLPTGSAFVRYRADGGRDFVFNIKHSAAGRIEMTPAVEDLIKAAGHIHVMGSAFVIPGAADVIEAAIHAVRSRGGSVSLDPNVRKELLDSGNISQHFSSVLKVADLVLPSGEELFAAAGQSDEPSAVASLLDMGVSEVVLKRGRDGASFFGRDDTRIDCKAFVVEEVDPTGAGDCFGAAYLTSRRFGLSPEESLLRASAAGARNVTRQGPMEGLSTPSELAAFIAATPRR, encoded by the coding sequence TTGGCCGCAAATGAAAGACGCGGGATAGCGCCGGAGGCGCTGGGTCCGACGATCACGGTTGGCGAAATTCTGGTTGAAATCATGGCCACCACGATCGGCTCGGGATTTCTGGAGGCGCAGCCTTTGACCGGTCCTTATCCCAGCGGTGCACCGGCGATATTTATCGACCAGGTCGCGCGCCTGGGTGGAAAGGCCGGCATTGTGGCGAGCGTTGGAAACGACGACTTCGGACAGCTCAATCTTGATCGGCTTCGGCGCGACGGTGTCGACGTATCGGCGGTTTCCGTTTCAGGCGACTTGCCCACCGGAAGCGCTTTTGTCCGTTACAGAGCGGACGGCGGTCGGGACTTCGTGTTCAATATCAAGCATTCCGCGGCCGGACGCATCGAGATGACGCCGGCGGTCGAAGATCTGATCAAGGCTGCCGGACATATCCATGTGATGGGCTCGGCCTTCGTCATTCCGGGAGCCGCCGATGTTATCGAAGCGGCGATCCATGCCGTGCGATCCCGAGGCGGCTCGGTCTCGCTTGATCCGAATGTCCGCAAGGAGCTTCTCGACAGCGGCAATATTTCCCAACACTTCAGTTCCGTCCTCAAGGTTGCGGACCTCGTGCTGCCATCGGGAGAAGAGCTCTTCGCGGCAGCGGGTCAGAGTGACGAGCCATCCGCCGTGGCAAGCCTTTTGGATATGGGCGTCAGCGAAGTCGTATTGAAACGCGGAAGGGACGGCGCTTCATTTTTTGGTCGCGATGATACGCGGATCGACTGCAAGGCGTTTGTCGTCGAGGAAGTCGATCCGACCGGGGCGGGAGACTGCTTCGGTGCGGCCTATCTCACCTCCAGGCGCTTCGGTCTTTCGCCGGAGGAATCTCTTCTCAGAGCCAGCGCCGCCGGTGCTCGCAACGTCACACGACAAGGGCCGATGGAAGGGCTCTCGACCCCGTCCGAGCTCGCGGCCTTCATCGCGGCAACACCCCGGAGATAA
- a CDS encoding ABC transporter permease, translating to MANLAETGIDTETKASRSIAASAFYRIGGKVTVAVILPALGLLFWEVAVSAGWFSGRLMPPPSRVAATLWALSKSGELFTHIGITTVRVFFGFIIGTVTATIAGAVTGYFGLARRLIDPSLQALRSIPSIAWVPLFILWFGIFEASKVALIAVGVFFPIYLGVSGAILSVDRKIVEVGRIFRLSGFALVRRVMLPAVLPAYVTALRSGLGLGWMFVVAAEFMGASEGLGYLLVDGQQMGKPDQIMAAIITFAVIGKLTDSLLLAVTSPFLTWQDSYRREG from the coding sequence ATGGCGAACCTGGCAGAGACCGGTATCGACACGGAGACAAAGGCGTCGCGTTCAATCGCGGCGTCCGCGTTTTATAGAATAGGTGGTAAGGTGACGGTGGCCGTCATCCTGCCGGCCCTCGGGCTGCTGTTCTGGGAAGTCGCGGTTTCGGCCGGCTGGTTTTCCGGTCGTCTCATGCCGCCGCCGTCAAGGGTCGCGGCAACCCTGTGGGCGCTCTCGAAATCCGGCGAACTCTTTACCCACATCGGCATTACGACTGTCAGGGTATTCTTCGGATTTATCATCGGCACCGTGACGGCCACCATTGCCGGTGCCGTGACCGGATATTTCGGACTTGCGCGCCGGCTGATCGATCCATCCCTCCAGGCACTTCGTTCCATTCCATCGATCGCCTGGGTGCCCTTGTTCATTCTCTGGTTCGGGATTTTCGAAGCGTCGAAAGTGGCGCTGATTGCCGTCGGTGTCTTCTTTCCGATCTATCTCGGCGTATCGGGCGCCATCCTGTCGGTCGACCGCAAGATTGTCGAGGTCGGGCGCATTTTCCGGCTATCCGGGTTTGCTCTGGTGCGGCGGGTTATGCTGCCCGCCGTGCTTCCCGCCTATGTGACCGCCTTGCGATCCGGTCTCGGCCTCGGCTGGATGTTCGTTGTCGCGGCGGAGTTCATGGGCGCCTCGGAAGGGCTTGGCTATCTTCTCGTCGATGGGCAGCAGATGGGTAAACCCGATCAGATCATGGCCGCTATCATAACATTCGCGGTCATCGGCAAGTTGACGGACAGTCTGCTGCTGGCGGTGACGTCACCTTTCCTGACCTGGCAGGACAGCTACAGGCGGGAGGGGTGA
- a CDS encoding IS66 family transposase produces the protein MAKRRLPSPEHADTLSLNALRSLVSGLLERSQQAEARLAKLEADNIQLREENAALRLENTRLKLDNQLLRDEIARLKNLPPRPPFRSSGMDKATDVALVSKPASKKKPRGPKLDVKRVSRQEILRVDAPDGSRFKGYRSVYVRDLVLKAELVHYRRECWVTPNGKTVLAALPAGITGGYGANLRRLCLMLHAQGQVTTGRLTTLLNDIGLDISKRQIVRLVTRQLDGFVAEDAAVLHAGLVSSPYVTVDDTGARHSHNNYYTTHIGGPNFTVFRTTKSKSRLNFLSLLRGNYQDYVLNDAAFDYLQERRGDPVMVAGLRTFEPQRFCNQVPFMTHLAEKGVDIFDRQDIGTLAEAGLWGAIRHHGLMGNMVIVSDDAGQFRVGNHALCWVHAERLLQKLMPATAKEERRLTMVRDLVWRFYKMLKAYKQKPSPQAAPAFRRRFDRIFALRTGYEALDKLLERLHRRKNELLKVLEHPGIPLHTNASENDLRTFVTKRKISGGTMSRDGRVARDIMLGLMKTCQKLGLSFYRYLGDRLGLGNGDRPIPPLSATILARA, from the coding sequence ATGGCAAAGAGACGGCTCCCCTCCCCCGAGCATGCCGACACGCTTTCACTGAATGCGTTGCGCAGTCTTGTGTCCGGTCTGTTGGAGCGGTCGCAGCAGGCGGAAGCCCGGCTCGCGAAGCTCGAGGCCGACAACATCCAACTGCGCGAGGAAAACGCCGCCCTTCGGCTCGAGAACACCCGCCTGAAACTCGACAACCAGCTGCTGCGCGACGAGATCGCCCGACTGAAGAACCTGCCGCCGCGGCCGCCGTTTCGCTCATCCGGAATGGACAAGGCAACGGACGTTGCACTCGTCAGTAAGCCGGCGAGCAAGAAGAAGCCACGCGGCCCGAAGCTGGATGTGAAGCGGGTGAGCCGGCAGGAGATCCTGCGCGTCGATGCTCCTGATGGATCGCGCTTCAAGGGATACAGAAGCGTCTACGTTCGCGACCTGGTGCTCAAGGCGGAGCTCGTGCATTACCGTCGCGAATGCTGGGTGACCCCGAATGGAAAGACGGTGCTGGCAGCCTTGCCAGCGGGGATTACGGGTGGCTATGGCGCCAACCTCAGGCGGCTTTGCCTGATGCTTCATGCACAAGGGCAGGTGACGACCGGACGGCTGACGACATTGCTGAACGATATCGGTCTCGACATCTCCAAGCGTCAGATCGTGCGGCTTGTGACCAGGCAACTGGATGGCTTTGTTGCCGAGGATGCGGCGGTGCTGCATGCTGGTCTTGTATCGTCGCCTTATGTGACGGTCGACGACACTGGCGCGCGGCATTCCCATAATAACTATTACACCACACATATCGGCGGCCCGAATTTTACCGTCTTCCGAACGACAAAATCGAAGTCTCGGCTGAATTTCCTGTCGCTGCTGCGCGGCAATTACCAGGATTATGTGCTCAACGATGCCGCATTCGATTATCTGCAAGAGCGCCGTGGCGATCCAGTCATGGTCGCCGGACTTAGGACGTTTGAACCGCAGCGCTTCTGCAACCAGGTGCCGTTCATGACGCATCTGGCCGAAAAGGGCGTCGATATCTTCGATCGGCAGGACATTGGCACACTCGCTGAAGCCGGCCTTTGGGGCGCCATCCGTCACCACGGTCTGATGGGCAACATGGTGATCGTGTCCGACGACGCCGGCCAGTTCCGCGTCGGCAATCACGCGCTGTGTTGGGTCCATGCAGAACGCCTTCTGCAAAAGCTCATGCCGGCCACCGCCAAGGAAGAGCGGCGGCTCACGATGGTTCGCGATCTGGTCTGGCGTTTCTACAAGATGCTAAAAGCTTACAAGCAGAAACCTTCACCGCAGGCTGCCCCTGCCTTCCGACGACGGTTCGACCGGATCTTCGCCTTGCGCACCGGTTATGAGGCACTCGACAAGCTGCTTGAGCGGCTGCATCGAAGGAAGAACGAGTTGCTGAAGGTGCTCGAGCATCCCGGCATCCCGCTGCACACCAACGCATCGGAAAATGACCTGCGGACTTTCGTCACGAAACGAAAAATCTCCGGCGGTACGATGAGCCGCGACGGCCGGGTCGCGCGAGACATCATGCTCGGTCTGATGAAGACCTGCCAGAAGCTCGGGCTTTCTTTCTACCGCTATCTGGGAGACCGGCTTGGCCTGGGTAATGGAGATCGTCCCATCCCGCCTCTCTCGGCCACCATCCTCGCTCGGGCTTGA
- a CDS encoding RES domain-containing protein translates to MAAQSSANGLSNIFRKVSGQFFRCVLVERLDHVLHPPGPSSAGRYHRLGQPTLYMSASPDWAIMAISGYMREDGKRRVVVPLLVDEAHVVDQHDQQACERLGIDREASNLSWRSALAAGQEPPSWRTVDAARAAGADGIIDRSRLIPGGWHLNLFRWNDLGGPSVQVCGDPLEITLSEDGPKWGL, encoded by the coding sequence ATGGCAGCACAGTCGTCGGCAAATGGGTTGTCAAATATCTTTCGTAAGGTCAGCGGGCAATTTTTCCGTTGTGTGCTTGTCGAACGTCTCGATCATGTGCTCCATCCCCCAGGCCCGTCGAGCGCCGGTCGCTACCACCGGCTCGGCCAGCCAACACTCTACATGAGCGCCTCACCCGATTGGGCGATCATGGCGATTTCAGGCTACATGCGCGAGGATGGAAAGCGGCGTGTCGTCGTGCCGCTTCTGGTCGATGAAGCACATGTGGTAGACCAGCATGACCAGCAGGCATGTGAACGGCTCGGCATCGATCGCGAGGCATCCAATCTATCCTGGCGCTCCGCTCTGGCTGCTGGCCAGGAGCCCCCGTCATGGCGCACTGTCGATGCAGCCAGAGCAGCGGGTGCGGATGGCATCATTGACCGATCAAGGCTGATCCCCGGCGGCTGGCATCTGAACTTGTTCCGTTGGAACGACCTCGGCGGCCCCTCGGTTCAAGTATGCGGTGACCCCTTGGAAATTACGCTGTCGGAAGACGGCCCGAAGTGGGGGCTATAG
- a CDS encoding ABC transporter ATP-binding protein, with protein MLTLQNLGKTYGNGVRALEGFSLKLEPGEIVAVIGGSGCGKSTLLRLISGLETPTRGTVELNGEPVIKPHPLINLIFQEPRLLPWLSVANNVGFGLAELDGDDRRHRVEAALKKVGLAELGHRWPKELSGGQAQRVAIARALVTRPEVLLLDEPFSALDAFTRADLQDHLLDIWSETRPTLILVTHDIDESLVLADRIIVMRPRPGRILDEINIDLPRKRDRASEAFEVAKRQLLLSLNASLQPS; from the coding sequence ATGCTGACGCTGCAAAATCTGGGAAAGACCTATGGAAATGGCGTGCGCGCGCTCGAAGGCTTCTCGCTCAAGCTGGAGCCAGGCGAGATCGTTGCCGTCATCGGCGGATCGGGTTGCGGCAAGAGTACGCTGCTGCGGCTGATCAGCGGTCTCGAAACTCCCACACGCGGAACGGTCGAGCTGAACGGCGAGCCGGTCATCAAGCCGCATCCGCTAATCAATCTCATTTTCCAGGAGCCCCGTCTTCTGCCCTGGCTGAGCGTTGCCAACAATGTCGGCTTCGGACTTGCCGAACTCGACGGCGATGATCGTCGTCATCGGGTTGAGGCCGCATTGAAGAAAGTCGGTCTGGCCGAACTCGGTCACCGCTGGCCAAAGGAACTGTCAGGCGGCCAAGCCCAGAGGGTGGCGATCGCCCGCGCACTGGTTACCCGGCCGGAGGTACTGCTTCTCGATGAGCCCTTCTCGGCTTTGGACGCTTTCACACGCGCCGACCTGCAGGACCACCTGCTCGACATATGGTCCGAGACCCGCCCCACGCTCATTCTCGTAACACATGACATCGACGAGTCGCTTGTTCTTGCCGACCGGATTATCGTCATGCGGCCGCGGCCGGGGCGTATTCTCGATGAGATCAACATCGACCTGCCAAGGAAACGCGATCGCGCGTCGGAGGCATTCGAGGTTGCCAAGAGACAGCTGCTTTTGTCACTGAACGCTTCGCTGCAGCCGTCTTAA
- the repB gene encoding plasmid partitioning protein RepB, giving the protein MSRKDSKGMFANVLVGLGQDTASLPTPTTSTSPHLLKVAAGVRQLQERGELADKLLQGADHIIQLDVDAVLPSSIRDRFDGAYDADRLQDLVQSMREHGQTTPGLVRPMPGEGSRFQIVFGRRRLAAAKLLGIKFRAIVRDLTDEQAIVIQGEENANRDDLSFIEKCVFAFSQEEAGFKREVICSSLATGKSHVSEMLQIAKVFPKEVLTRIGAAPETGRRRWAQLAERWSANAKAQTVVDRVLEELTVQSLSSDDRFVAVLNAVSKAENAPTAPADRTQEVVSKGMTLALVNYAKAGTKLTFTKAVPDDFVNYLLRRMEGLHEEYLDQSQQPAQNKTKP; this is encoded by the coding sequence ATGAGCAGGAAAGATTCGAAAGGCATGTTTGCCAATGTCCTGGTCGGTCTCGGCCAGGATACAGCCTCCTTGCCGACGCCAACGACATCAACGTCACCGCATCTCCTGAAAGTCGCTGCCGGCGTTCGGCAGCTGCAGGAGCGCGGCGAACTTGCCGATAAGCTGCTGCAGGGTGCCGATCACATCATCCAGCTCGATGTGGACGCAGTTTTGCCGTCATCCATTCGGGATCGATTTGACGGTGCCTATGATGCCGACAGACTTCAGGATCTCGTTCAGTCCATGCGTGAGCATGGACAAACGACACCGGGTCTCGTTCGGCCGATGCCGGGCGAGGGTAGCAGGTTTCAGATCGTCTTCGGGCGTCGCCGTCTTGCTGCTGCAAAGCTTCTGGGCATCAAGTTCCGTGCCATCGTCCGCGATCTCACCGACGAACAGGCAATCGTCATTCAGGGCGAGGAAAACGCCAATCGAGACGACCTGTCCTTCATTGAAAAATGCGTCTTTGCCTTCAGCCAGGAAGAGGCAGGCTTCAAACGTGAGGTGATTTGCTCTTCGCTGGCAACCGGCAAGTCGCATGTTTCCGAAATGCTGCAGATCGCCAAAGTCTTCCCGAAGGAAGTTCTGACGCGCATCGGTGCAGCTCCGGAAACCGGCCGCCGGCGTTGGGCGCAACTGGCTGAACGCTGGAGCGCCAATGCCAAGGCCCAAACCGTTGTAGACCGGGTTCTGGAAGAACTAACCGTTCAGTCGCTGTCCAGCGATGACCGGTTCGTGGCGGTGTTGAATGCCGTTTCCAAGGCCGAGAACGCCCCCACAGCCCCTGCGGATCGCACTCAGGAGGTCGTTTCCAAAGGAATGACCCTTGCTCTCGTGAACTACGCCAAGGCGGGAACCAAGCTTACCTTCACGAAAGCCGTCCCAGACGATTTCGTGAATTATCTGCTGCGTCGAATGGAGGGATTGCACGAGGAATATCTCGATCAATCTCAACAGCCCGCGCAGAACAAGACCAAGCCGTAA
- a CDS encoding D-tagatose-bisphosphate aldolase, class II, non-catalytic subunit, whose product MNERLRELAPARRNGKPFGITSVCSAHPLVLRAALRRAVRDGGEVLIEATCNQVNHLGGYTGMTPQAFVRLVGNIASEEGLDKSRIIFGGDHLGPNPWRKEDAATAMPKAEAMVAAYVKAGFTKIHLDASMGCASEPAALDDELIAVRAARLAKVAEETAREIGGAMPLYILGTEVPVPGGADHVLDEVEPTSAKAARATIDIHRDVFIREGLEDAFSRTIAFVVQPGVEFGSENVIPFRPEKVDELTALLDQEPQFVFEAHSTDYQTVGALSSLVRDGFPILKVGPELTFALREALYGLDLIASELSKDYGYRSLAVAMEKIMLADPSDWLGHYHGSEDALRLQRHYSYSDRIRYYWGRPDALAAVNHLEETLSGLPIPKTLLRQFLPRLEERYTGPISMAEIAINAVDDVLKKYNIACRQN is encoded by the coding sequence ATGAATGAGAGACTGAGAGAGCTTGCTCCGGCAAGGCGCAACGGTAAACCATTTGGAATAACATCCGTCTGTTCGGCTCATCCGCTGGTGCTGCGCGCAGCACTACGCCGCGCCGTGCGTGACGGCGGCGAAGTGCTCATAGAAGCAACCTGCAATCAGGTGAACCATCTCGGCGGCTATACCGGCATGACGCCGCAAGCTTTTGTCCGGCTTGTTGGCAATATCGCGTCCGAAGAAGGTTTGGACAAGTCGCGGATTATCTTCGGCGGCGATCATCTCGGTCCAAATCCATGGCGGAAGGAAGATGCGGCCACGGCGATGCCGAAGGCGGAAGCGATGGTTGCCGCTTATGTCAAAGCTGGCTTCACCAAGATTCATCTGGATGCCTCGATGGGTTGCGCCAGCGAACCGGCCGCCCTGGACGATGAGCTGATCGCTGTCCGGGCCGCGCGTCTTGCCAAAGTCGCCGAGGAGACTGCGCGCGAAATTGGCGGGGCAATGCCGCTTTACATCCTGGGAACGGAAGTTCCCGTTCCAGGCGGTGCCGACCACGTTCTGGACGAGGTCGAGCCAACGTCGGCGAAGGCCGCCCGCGCGACGATCGACATTCACCGTGACGTCTTCATCCGCGAAGGATTGGAAGATGCCTTTTCGCGCACGATCGCGTTCGTCGTTCAGCCGGGTGTCGAATTCGGCAGCGAAAATGTCATCCCCTTTAGGCCGGAAAAGGTGGACGAGCTGACCGCGCTGCTGGATCAGGAGCCGCAATTCGTGTTCGAAGCGCACTCCACCGATTATCAAACTGTCGGCGCCCTTTCCTCGCTTGTCCGTGACGGCTTCCCGATCCTGAAGGTCGGGCCGGAGCTCACATTCGCGCTTCGGGAAGCCCTCTACGGTCTCGATCTCATCGCCTCCGAGCTTAGCAAAGACTACGGCTACCGCTCGCTTGCCGTGGCGATGGAAAAGATCATGCTCGCCGATCCTTCCGACTGGCTCGGCCACTACCATGGCAGCGAGGATGCCCTACGCCTACAACGGCACTACAGCTACAGCGATCGCATAAGATATTACTGGGGAAGACCCGATGCTCTGGCTGCCGTGAACCATTTGGAGGAGACCCTCAGCGGCCTGCCTATTCCAAAGACATTGCTGCGCCAGTTTTTGCCGCGGCTTGAAGAACGGTATACCGGGCCGATTTCTATGGCGGAAATCGCCATCAATGCTGTCGATGACGTTTTGAAAAAGTATAATATCGCATGCCGTCAAAACTGA
- the repC gene encoding plasmid replication protein RepC — protein sequence MHITTPFGRRSMSLALMRNQIKATAIRQGKTVDKWRVFRDVCEARPLLNISDRALAVLNALLSFYPEKELSEDTGLVVFPSNNQLTVRAHGITGTTLRRHLAALVEAGLILRKDSPNGKRFARKDGAGAVEDAYGFNLAPLLARSEELADLAQQIAAERKHLRQTKERLTICRRDVRKLISAAIEEGAAGDWQMIETHYLSLISTLPRTATVRDIAPIAEEMEMLRQEIINLLETQMISEKSVANDVQNERHIQNSNTESQIESEPSDHSTPTAKPNQQTEQTIKPLQQPTQAYPLATVLQACPQIANYGPSGRIASWRELMTASVVVRTMLGVTASAYQDACDTMGAENTATIMACLLEKAEHINSAGGYLRNLTTRARRGQFSLGPMLMAQIRGRDSETRKAS from the coding sequence ATGCATATCACGACGCCCTTCGGGCGGCGGTCGATGTCGCTCGCCTTGATGAGAAATCAGATCAAGGCAACTGCCATCAGACAAGGCAAAACTGTCGATAAGTGGCGGGTGTTTCGCGATGTCTGCGAAGCAAGACCCTTGCTGAACATTTCAGATCGCGCGCTGGCGGTTCTGAATGCTCTTCTGAGCTTCTATCCCGAGAAGGAACTCAGCGAAGACACCGGCCTGGTGGTCTTTCCGTCCAACAATCAGCTCACCGTACGGGCCCATGGCATTACCGGAACGACACTGCGACGGCATCTGGCTGCGTTGGTCGAGGCCGGCCTGATCCTTCGTAAGGATAGCCCGAACGGCAAGCGCTTCGCCCGTAAGGACGGGGCAGGGGCTGTCGAGGACGCCTATGGCTTCAATCTGGCCCCTTTGCTTGCCCGTTCCGAGGAGCTTGCGGATCTGGCTCAGCAGATAGCCGCCGAGCGAAAACATCTGCGACAGACCAAGGAGCGGCTTACAATCTGCCGCCGTGATGTTCGCAAGCTGATTAGCGCTGCGATCGAGGAGGGTGCTGCCGGTGACTGGCAAATGATCGAGACGCATTATCTGAGCTTGATCAGCACCTTGCCACGCACGGCGACGGTACGTGACATAGCCCCGATCGCCGAAGAAATGGAAATGCTGCGCCAGGAAATCATCAACCTTCTGGAAACACAGATGATTTCCGAAAAATCAGTTGCCAATGACGTTCAAAATGAGCGGCATATACAGAATTCAAATACCGAATCCCAAATAGAATCTGAACCATCCGATCACAGCACCCCCACCGCGAAACCAAATCAGCAAACCGAGCAAACCATCAAGCCCTTGCAACAGCCAACACAGGCCTACCCTTTGGCAACGGTGCTGCAAGCCTGCCCACAGATCGCCAATTACGGCCCTTCCGGAAGGATTGCCAGCTGGCGAGAGCTGATGACGGCATCTGTCGTGGTTCGAACCATGCTCGGCGTTACAGCCAGCGCCTATCAGGATGCTTGTGACACCATGGGAGCGGAGAATACAGCCACCATCATGGCCTGCCTTCTCGAGAAAGCGGAACATATCAACTCAGCTGGCGGTTATCTGCGCAATCTCACCACACGGGCCCGACGCGGTCAGTTCTCGCTCGGTCCCATGCTGATGGCCCAGATAAGAGGGCGTGACAGCGAGACAAGGAAGGCATCATGA
- the repA gene encoding plasmid partitioning protein RepA, giving the protein MTRHLSSLAFMQTFSAKLDSALGNLSLAQFPPHARRTMRKFSSSEVATLLNVTEAYIRQVSLKEQGPTPEVANGRRLYSLEQILELRMHLAQNGRKKWMNPRRVGEEQCQILAITNFKGGSSKTSTTIHLGHYLALRGYRVLAVDLDPQASLTTLHGSLPDFDYRDGDTLYSAIRFEDPLPTEQVIHQTHIAGFDVICAGLELTEFETAVALEMRKSGGTGFLLRVSQALEQVADRYDIILMDSAPSLNFLTLSSLTAATGVLIPVPAHMLDVDSTAKFLELAGSYMQILEQVGTSAQWDFAKFLITKFEPNDHPQANMTALMRQVFGEDLLLNSVIKSTAVADALTWKQSLYEVQRSRFSAPKTYDRAIESINAANAEIEELLWRAWGRE; this is encoded by the coding sequence ATGACCCGACATCTGAGCAGCCTCGCCTTCATGCAGACCTTCTCGGCGAAGCTCGATAGCGCATTGGGCAATCTCAGCCTAGCGCAATTTCCTCCGCATGCCCGTCGCACGATGCGCAAATTCAGCTCTTCCGAAGTTGCCACGCTGCTAAACGTGACCGAGGCCTATATCAGGCAGGTTTCGCTGAAGGAGCAAGGGCCGACGCCGGAAGTCGCCAATGGACGGCGGCTCTATTCGCTCGAACAGATCCTCGAATTGCGCATGCATCTGGCACAGAATGGCCGCAAGAAGTGGATGAACCCACGCAGGGTAGGCGAGGAGCAATGCCAGATCCTGGCCATTACCAATTTCAAGGGCGGCTCGAGCAAGACCTCCACCACTATCCATCTTGGCCACTATCTGGCCTTGAGAGGCTATCGCGTGCTGGCAGTTGATCTCGATCCACAGGCATCGTTGACCACTCTCCACGGCAGCCTGCCTGACTTCGACTACCGCGATGGCGATACGCTTTATTCCGCTATCCGCTTCGAAGATCCGCTCCCCACCGAGCAGGTTATTCACCAGACCCATATCGCCGGCTTCGACGTCATCTGCGCCGGACTGGAATTGACGGAATTCGAAACCGCCGTTGCGCTGGAAATGCGTAAATCCGGCGGCACCGGCTTCCTCTTGCGCGTATCGCAAGCTTTGGAGCAGGTCGCCGATCGCTACGACATCATTCTGATGGATTCAGCGCCGTCGCTGAACTTCCTCACCCTGTCGTCCCTGACCGCGGCGACAGGCGTCCTGATACCCGTTCCAGCACATATGCTCGATGTGGATTCCACGGCGAAGTTTCTCGAACTCGCCGGATCCTACATGCAGATCCTCGAACAGGTCGGCACATCCGCCCAGTGGGATTTCGCCAAGTTCCTGATCACCAAGTTCGAGCCGAATGATCACCCGCAAGCCAATATGACGGCACTGATGCGGCAGGTTTTCGGCGAAGACCTGTTGCTTAACTCGGTGATCAAATCGACCGCCGTTGCCGATGCCCTGACCTGGAAACAGAGCCTTTACGAGGTACAGCGGTCAAGATTCTCCGCTCCGAAAACCTATGACAGGGCGATTGAATCGATCAACGCAGCTAATGCTGAAATCGAAGAGCTTCTTTGGAGAGCATGGGGACGCGAATGA